From a region of the Catalinimonas alkaloidigena genome:
- a CDS encoding ferredoxin--NADP reductase: MESLVRLKVTEILDETPDARTLRLLPESPTTLPYKAGQFLTFVFEVKGEKIRRSYSLSTAPGLDAHLAITFKKVPFGVVSHLLFEDVQVGDVLQALPPTGRFTLPAGSQPRDLVMIAAGSGITPLYSLLRTALAKEPQSRITLIYSNHNEQSTIFYESLQALARQHPDRLKIVFIFSDPADKTHGHHGHLNVFLLKKLLRTNVHFAKENAQFFLCGPFTFMRMCHMIIRVMGFREDHIHRENFVVVTEKKGIEKTLIQDKSDKTVAVTYRGKTDRVEVPYGKPILRAALDQGLTLPYSCLGGICSTCAAVCTSGRVEMSVNEVLTEKDLKEGWVLTCVGYPATPDVAVAFPE, translated from the coding sequence ATGGAGTCTTTGGTAAGACTGAAAGTAACTGAAATCCTCGACGAAACTCCCGATGCCCGCACCCTCCGGCTCCTGCCCGAATCGCCCACAACCCTCCCGTACAAAGCCGGTCAGTTCCTGACGTTTGTGTTTGAAGTCAAGGGCGAAAAAATCCGCCGTTCGTATTCGCTGAGTACCGCGCCGGGGCTCGACGCCCACCTGGCCATCACGTTTAAAAAAGTACCCTTCGGGGTGGTTTCGCACCTTTTGTTCGAAGATGTGCAAGTCGGCGATGTGCTGCAGGCCCTCCCCCCAACCGGCCGGTTTACCCTCCCCGCCGGGTCCCAGCCACGCGATTTGGTGATGATCGCCGCCGGCAGTGGCATCACCCCCCTCTACAGCCTGCTGCGGACCGCCCTAGCGAAAGAGCCGCAGAGCCGCATTACGCTGATTTACAGCAACCATAATGAGCAATCGACCATCTTTTACGAGTCGCTGCAAGCGCTGGCGCGCCAGCACCCCGACCGGCTGAAAATCGTGTTTATTTTCAGTGATCCCGCCGACAAAACCCACGGGCACCACGGCCACCTCAACGTGTTTCTCCTGAAGAAACTGCTGCGCACCAACGTGCATTTTGCCAAAGAAAACGCCCAGTTCTTCCTCTGCGGACCGTTCACGTTCATGCGCATGTGTCACATGATCATCCGGGTGATGGGCTTTCGCGAAGACCACATCCACCGGGAGAATTTCGTGGTGGTGACCGAGAAAAAAGGCATTGAAAAAACGCTGATCCAGGACAAGTCCGACAAAACCGTGGCCGTTACCTACCGGGGAAAAACCGACCGGGTAGAAGTACCCTACGGCAAGCCGATTTTGCGGGCGGCCCTCGATCAGGGCCTTACGCTGCCGTACAGTTGCCTGGGGGGCATCTGCAGCACCTGCGCCGCCGTCTGCACGTCGGGCCGCGTGGAAATGTCGGTCAACGAAGTGCTGACCGAAAAAGACCTGAAAGAAGGCTGGGTGCTCACCTGCGTCGGCTATCCTGCCACCCCCGACGTAGCCGTGGCATTCCCGGAGTGA
- a CDS encoding TIGR02117 family protein, with translation MTLLRTAGRLLLALVALCVIYSVVALVLTFWTVERPRACPPTRTLYLTTNGVHLDLVVPVDHASAALKTGLRLQGDDRFLAFGWGDREFYLHTPTWNDLTLQTAVQALFWKSATLMHVTRYRQPQTHWIAVPLCEEQLEELMAYIDQSFATDAAGKVLLPGEGYGPRDDFYKARGSYSCLNTCNTWGNTGLQKIGLKTPLWTPFDFGVLRNFE, from the coding sequence ATGACCTTACTACGAACGGCTGGTCGCCTGCTGCTGGCCCTGGTGGCGCTGTGCGTTATCTACAGCGTGGTGGCGCTGGTCCTGACGTTCTGGACGGTCGAACGGCCACGCGCATGCCCGCCCACGCGGACCCTCTACCTCACCACCAACGGCGTGCACCTCGACCTCGTCGTGCCGGTCGACCACGCCAGTGCCGCACTGAAAACAGGACTACGTCTGCAAGGCGACGACCGGTTTCTGGCGTTCGGGTGGGGAGACCGGGAATTTTACCTGCACACGCCTACCTGGAACGACCTGACCTTGCAGACCGCCGTACAGGCGTTGTTCTGGAAAAGCGCCACGCTGATGCACGTCACGCGCTACCGCCAGCCGCAGACGCACTGGATCGCCGTGCCGTTGTGCGAAGAACAACTGGAAGAGCTGATGGCCTACATCGACCAATCGTTCGCCACCGACGCCGCCGGAAAGGTGTTGCTGCCCGGCGAGGGCTACGGTCCGCGCGATGACTTCTACAAAGCGCGCGGCAGTTATTCTTGTCTGAATACCTGCAACACCTGGGGCAATACGGGCTTGCAGAAGATCGGCCTCAAAACGCCCCTCTGGACCCCTTTCGACTTCGGGGTGCTCCGCAACTTCGAGTGA
- a CDS encoding gliding motility-associated C-terminal domain-containing protein: MKRFHPLGLGGLLALLGFFCAPALAQLETAHWLLTNQDQLDFQTDPPQLTPFPGAVALHFRNSFASVSDAEGNLLFYSDGYHVYDRGGTIMPNGADLHLNSVSAVMIVPRPQHPGLYYVFVSITTGVNLETALDYTLVDMRANEGKGDVVQRPARLRGYGTSYITATAGCAEDTVWVMGSTRLESYAVTEAGVDTLPVSSNETMAALGLTYWSFRRLSPTADRLVFANAPGSFFLADFDLATGKVMRPRQLFYSDIRNIPTSPAAEFSPSGNLLYLSIDRQIFQFDIRAGSEAAIRASQTLVWEAPEPLSNPIQLQLGADGRIYFRWLPLDLQQYSLGVISLPEQKGRACAPDAQTYMFPMPNSFFGLPLFPSYLLARPQWSLAGSQTVCPRIEGVRYWVQEGNADLYTWTVEGGTIVSGQGTDTITVNWGPTHPAASVLVAGVSRYGCFAEGVLPVKIKVRLEPPVPQGPTLLCANRVDGQAYHVLPTTGSVYTWEAVGGTVVSGQGSSHITVDWQGTGEHLLWVQEQSTTIDTVCAGLSDTVRVRVVDDPTTLSLRYASFDTIQTDVVHVVWSTNRPDLLQSPALETSRAGAVRVTPYGQGDLFIDTPSLQEDLPRYRIRGFNTCGDTVFSLFHRPVFLTGTNDTTNQLITLTWTAYEGWPVDHYEIWQRVEQSAGWRKIDAVAGSLATPLTYTAPRGQDGFFHQYMIRAVGTDNLGPVAAWSNPVYLNFPHPLLIPNVFSPNHKGPNETFTVKNLEFYPQARLVVYNRWGKQVYAQTPYRNDWQGLTNQGNPLAAGTYYYFLDVLSEFYIPACDVLPCNYALRSNYRQTFRGWVQIVR; encoded by the coding sequence ATGAAACGCTTCCACCCACTCGGGCTGGGGGGGCTACTAGCCCTCCTAGGATTTTTTTGCGCGCCTGCCTTGGCTCAGCTAGAAACGGCACACTGGTTACTGACAAACCAGGATCAGCTGGACTTTCAGACCGATCCGCCCCAACTTACACCCTTTCCGGGGGCGGTGGCGCTCCATTTCAGAAACTCGTTTGCATCCGTTTCCGACGCGGAAGGAAATCTCCTCTTTTACTCAGATGGATACCACGTCTACGACCGGGGGGGAACCATCATGCCCAATGGAGCAGATCTTCATCTAAATTCTGTCAGCGCGGTCATGATTGTGCCCCGACCGCAGCACCCTGGTTTGTATTATGTCTTCGTCAGTATTACTACAGGTGTGAATCTTGAAACGGCCCTCGATTATACGTTAGTTGATATGCGTGCCAACGAGGGCAAGGGCGACGTAGTGCAACGCCCGGCTAGGCTACGCGGATACGGAACTTCCTACATCACCGCCACGGCGGGCTGCGCGGAAGATACCGTATGGGTGATGGGCAGTACCCGCTTGGAATCGTATGCCGTGACGGAGGCAGGAGTCGATACGCTTCCGGTAAGTTCCAACGAGACCATGGCAGCGTTGGGTTTGACGTACTGGAGTTTCAGGCGCTTGTCACCAACCGCAGACCGGCTCGTCTTCGCCAATGCTCCGGGCAGCTTTTTCCTTGCTGACTTCGATCTGGCGACCGGGAAAGTGATGCGTCCCAGACAGCTGTTCTATTCCGACATAAGAAACATTCCTACCAGTCCCGCCGCAGAATTTTCTCCTTCCGGAAACTTGCTTTACCTGAGCATCGATCGTCAGATTTTCCAATTTGATATTCGGGCGGGTTCAGAGGCTGCCATTCGCGCCTCGCAAACCTTGGTGTGGGAGGCACCGGAACCGCTGAGTAACCCGATTCAGCTTCAGCTGGGGGCCGACGGGCGTATTTACTTCCGCTGGCTTCCGCTGGACTTGCAGCAGTACAGCCTGGGAGTTATTAGCCTTCCGGAACAAAAAGGCCGGGCGTGCGCTCCCGATGCCCAAACCTACATGTTTCCAATGCCAAACAGTTTCTTTGGGCTACCACTCTTTCCGTCGTACCTGCTGGCGCGCCCCCAATGGTCCTTGGCCGGCAGCCAGACCGTATGTCCCCGGATAGAGGGCGTCCGGTACTGGGTTCAAGAAGGAAACGCCGATTTGTATACCTGGACCGTGGAAGGCGGCACCATCGTATCCGGGCAGGGCACCGACACCATTACCGTCAACTGGGGCCCAACCCACCCGGCAGCTTCGGTACTCGTGGCCGGTGTAAGCAGGTACGGTTGTTTTGCAGAGGGAGTACTGCCAGTCAAAATCAAGGTAAGACTGGAGCCTCCCGTACCTCAAGGTCCGACGCTTCTCTGTGCGAACCGAGTCGACGGGCAAGCCTACCATGTGCTCCCAACAACCGGTTCGGTGTATACCTGGGAGGCTGTGGGCGGCACGGTTGTCTCTGGACAAGGCTCGTCTCACATCACCGTTGACTGGCAGGGTACAGGGGAACATCTCCTGTGGGTACAAGAACAGAGTACCACAATCGACACCGTCTGTGCGGGCCTGTCTGATACAGTACGAGTACGAGTTGTCGACGACCCCACGACACTTTCGTTACGTTATGCCTCGTTCGATACCATACAGACCGATGTGGTACACGTGGTCTGGTCTACCAACCGTCCTGATTTGTTACAATCCCCCGCCCTGGAAACCTCCAGAGCCGGTGCTGTGCGCGTAACTCCCTACGGGCAAGGGGACCTTTTTATTGATACTCCCTCACTGCAAGAAGATCTACCCCGGTATCGCATCCGTGGCTTCAACACCTGCGGTGACACAGTCTTTAGTCTTTTTCACCGCCCGGTTTTTCTGACGGGCACTAATGACACCACGAACCAACTGATTACGCTCACCTGGACTGCCTACGAAGGCTGGCCGGTCGATCATTACGAAATCTGGCAACGCGTGGAACAGAGTGCAGGATGGCGTAAGATCGATGCAGTAGCGGGCTCTCTGGCCACCCCGTTAACGTACACGGCACCACGGGGGCAGGACGGCTTTTTTCATCAGTACATGATCCGGGCAGTAGGTACCGACAACCTGGGGCCCGTGGCAGCCTGGTCCAACCCGGTATACCTGAACTTCCCTCATCCCTTACTAATCCCAAACGTGTTTTCGCCCAACCACAAAGGGCCTAACGAAACGTTTACGGTCAAAAATCTAGAGTTTTACCCGCAAGCCCGGCTGGTCGTTTACAATCGCTGGGGCAAGCAAGTCTACGCACAGACGCCTTACCGTAACGACTGGCAGGGTTTAACTAATCAAGGAAATCCCTTAGCGGCTGGTACGTACTATTATTTCTTGGATGTGCTTTCCGAATTCTACATTCCTGCTTGCGATGTGCTGCCCTGTAACTACGCCCTACGTTCGAATTATCGACAGACGTTCCGTGGTTGGGTGCAGATCGTGCGGTAA
- a CDS encoding amidohydrolase family protein, which produces MNPFHFSRPPYYFFFLWMASFATLAQPRPDSVTVTLTEGTNMAMALSPDKSTLALDVQGTIWSVPVAGGKAVPLTDPYNDARQPTWSPDGTWVAFQSYRDGNFHLWAVKKDGSGLKQLTYGIYDEREPHWSPDGTQLVFSSDRVSDNSKGNYNIWTLDVASGALTQVTHDPADEYFPSWSPDGKQIIFAAEREQPGIYTVVPGQEATLLIPKAGELSGASWSPDGTTLTYNASTGSTTQLIRYDPATKTETVLSTTGEDVFPFKAAWLTGNELIYTADGQLKRKRIDTKRKPKAIPFQADVTLDRTAYERKKYDFDDTTPRPAKGIMGPVVSPDGTKVVFTALGNLWQLTLGNPTPEKLTDDVYVELDPAWSPDGKFLTYVSDRSGNMDLWVRDLSTGTDKCVADLPGYAMFPSWSPDGTQIAFYENDARNVWGKGALHVVAATGGEPKKLHEELFVPSKPTWSADGKTIALSALEHYSGRYREGVSKVLLVSPEGKPDRWMSPLTNRTLGTRGKNGPVWSPDGRKMAYIQDGLLWTVQVDPQGNPVGPPRRLTNELSDVPTWTGDSQTIVFLAIDQLKRVDLLTGTVEEIPMNLSWSPEKPSGTVVIHAGRLFDGKNEHYRENVDVVLEGNRIRDILPHQDGRNGTLVDASDKVVMPGLFEMHSHQYTGVGEILGRTWLSYGITSVREPGADPYDALQRKEAWSSGAQPGPREFFTGNLTDGERVYYGLANSISTGGQVELELERAARLDYDMIKTYVRISDLMQERITHFAHEHGIPVSSHEIYPSTHYGVDMVEHIGATSRRGYSPKLTELNHSYQDVIQIIAQSGINITPTVALTGGFYTEYTRDTTIQTNRQFLALYPAAYVAGMQQSAAMISKIRPGYLENYKAVGPTIRTLLDNGARITPGTDSPFIPYGTSLHVEIHNFVEDGKFTPFEALRSATLWSAEAIGVGKDLGSLEPGKLADLVIVSGDPLQRIEDTWNVETVFKNGIRYDIDALLTKP; this is translated from the coding sequence ATGAACCCATTTCACTTTTCGCGCCCACCCTACTACTTTTTCTTCCTTTGGATGGCCTCGTTCGCTACCCTGGCCCAGCCCCGACCCGATTCCGTCACCGTCACGCTGACCGAAGGTACCAACATGGCCATGGCCCTTTCGCCCGACAAAAGCACGCTGGCACTCGACGTGCAGGGCACCATCTGGAGCGTTCCCGTTGCCGGTGGCAAAGCCGTACCGCTGACCGACCCCTACAACGACGCACGGCAACCTACCTGGTCGCCCGACGGCACCTGGGTCGCTTTTCAGTCGTATCGCGACGGCAACTTTCACCTCTGGGCGGTGAAAAAAGATGGCTCGGGGCTGAAACAACTTACCTACGGCATTTACGACGAACGCGAGCCACACTGGTCGCCCGACGGCACGCAACTCGTTTTTTCGTCGGATCGCGTTTCGGACAACAGCAAAGGCAACTACAACATCTGGACGCTCGACGTCGCTTCGGGCGCGTTGACGCAGGTAACGCACGATCCGGCCGACGAATACTTTCCTTCGTGGTCGCCGGACGGAAAACAGATCATCTTTGCCGCCGAACGTGAACAACCCGGCATTTACACCGTGGTGCCCGGCCAGGAAGCCACGCTGCTGATTCCGAAAGCCGGCGAACTCTCCGGGGCCTCGTGGAGTCCTGACGGAACAACGCTGACCTACAACGCCTCGACTGGCTCGACCACCCAGTTGATTCGCTACGATCCGGCCACCAAAACCGAGACGGTACTGAGCACGACGGGCGAAGACGTGTTCCCCTTCAAGGCCGCGTGGCTGACCGGAAACGAACTTATTTACACCGCCGACGGGCAACTCAAGCGCAAGCGGATCGACACTAAACGCAAGCCGAAAGCCATCCCGTTTCAGGCGGACGTGACGCTGGATCGGACGGCCTACGAACGGAAGAAATACGATTTCGACGACACCACACCCCGCCCCGCCAAGGGCATTATGGGACCGGTCGTCTCGCCCGACGGCACCAAGGTGGTCTTCACGGCGCTGGGCAACCTCTGGCAACTGACGCTGGGCAACCCCACACCCGAGAAACTGACCGACGACGTGTACGTCGAACTCGATCCGGCCTGGTCGCCCGACGGAAAATTCCTGACGTACGTGTCGGATCGCAGCGGCAACATGGATTTGTGGGTGCGCGACCTGAGCACCGGCACCGACAAGTGCGTGGCCGACCTGCCGGGATACGCGATGTTCCCTTCGTGGTCGCCCGACGGTACGCAGATCGCCTTTTACGAGAACGACGCCCGCAACGTGTGGGGCAAAGGCGCGCTGCACGTGGTGGCCGCGACCGGGGGCGAGCCGAAGAAACTGCACGAAGAGCTGTTTGTTCCCAGCAAGCCTACCTGGTCGGCCGACGGCAAAACCATCGCCCTCTCGGCGCTGGAACATTATTCGGGCCGTTACCGCGAAGGCGTCAGCAAGGTACTGCTCGTCTCCCCCGAGGGGAAGCCCGACCGCTGGATGTCGCCCCTGACCAACCGCACCCTCGGCACGCGCGGCAAAAACGGCCCCGTCTGGTCGCCCGACGGCCGGAAGATGGCCTACATTCAAGACGGCTTGCTCTGGACCGTGCAGGTCGATCCGCAGGGCAACCCGGTCGGGCCGCCACGCCGCCTGACGAACGAGCTTTCCGACGTACCGACCTGGACCGGTGACTCCCAAACGATCGTCTTCTTAGCCATCGATCAACTCAAACGAGTAGACCTCCTGACCGGCACCGTTGAGGAAATCCCGATGAACTTGTCCTGGTCGCCTGAGAAGCCGAGCGGCACCGTCGTGATCCACGCGGGTCGGCTGTTCGACGGCAAAAACGAGCACTACCGGGAAAACGTCGACGTGGTGCTGGAAGGCAATCGCATCCGCGACATCCTCCCCCACCAGGACGGACGCAACGGCACGCTGGTCGACGCGTCGGACAAGGTGGTGATGCCCGGTCTGTTCGAAATGCACTCCCACCAGTACACCGGCGTGGGCGAAATCCTGGGCCGCACGTGGCTGTCTTACGGCATCACGTCCGTGCGCGAACCCGGTGCCGATCCCTACGACGCCCTGCAACGGAAAGAGGCCTGGAGCAGCGGGGCGCAACCCGGCCCGCGGGAGTTCTTCACCGGCAACCTCACCGACGGCGAACGGGTGTACTACGGCCTGGCGAACAGCATCTCGACCGGCGGGCAGGTCGAACTGGAACTGGAGCGCGCCGCCCGCCTCGACTACGACATGATCAAGACGTACGTGCGCATCTCCGACCTGATGCAGGAACGCATCACCCACTTTGCGCACGAGCACGGCATTCCTGTCTCTTCGCACGAGATCTACCCCTCTACCCACTACGGTGTCGACATGGTGGAACACATCGGAGCCACGAGCCGCCGGGGCTACTCGCCCAAGCTCACAGAGCTGAATCATTCGTATCAGGACGTGATCCAGATCATTGCGCAGTCGGGCATCAACATCACACCGACCGTGGCTCTGACCGGCGGGTTCTACACCGAATACACGCGCGACACCACGATCCAGACCAACCGCCAGTTTCTGGCCCTTTATCCGGCCGCATACGTGGCGGGCATGCAACAGTCGGCCGCGATGATTTCGAAAATACGCCCCGGCTACCTGGAAAACTACAAAGCCGTCGGCCCGACCATCCGCACGCTGCTCGACAACGGCGCACGCATCACCCCCGGCACCGACTCGCCCTTCATTCCGTACGGCACCAGCCTGCACGTAGAGATCCACAACTTCGTAGAGGACGGGAAGTTTACGCCCTTCGAGGCATTGCGCTCCGCTACCCTCTGGTCGGCCGAGGCCATCGGGGTCGGCAAGGACCTGGGCAGCCTGGAACCCGGCAAACTGGCCGATCTGGTCATTGTCAGCGGCGATCCGCTCCAACGCATTGAAGACACCTGGAACGTGGAGACCGTTTTTAAAAACGGCATCCGCTACGACATCGACGCGCTGCTCACCAAACCCTGA
- a CDS encoding GNAT family N-acetyltransferase codes for MEVSLRAAAAEDLPNIVEIINDAILHTSAVYDYHPRSLETQHAWWLKKQADGMPVVVADHERRAIGFGTYGIFRPWDAYRFSVEHSLYVADSFRGQGVGKLLLGRLIALATAQGFHTMIAGIDGSNAGSYALHRKFGFEEIGRFREIGYKFDRWLDLIFMQRFLQTPASKPPSASSHDTLSHSSQ; via the coding sequence ATGGAGGTTAGCCTGCGTGCCGCGGCAGCGGAAGATCTGCCGAACATCGTGGAGATCATCAACGATGCCATCCTGCATACGTCGGCCGTCTACGACTACCACCCCCGGTCGTTGGAAACCCAACACGCCTGGTGGTTGAAGAAACAGGCCGACGGAATGCCGGTGGTGGTGGCCGATCACGAACGCCGGGCCATTGGTTTCGGCACGTACGGCATCTTCCGGCCGTGGGACGCGTACCGCTTCAGCGTGGAGCACTCCCTCTACGTCGCGGATTCCTTTCGCGGGCAGGGCGTCGGCAAACTGCTGCTCGGTCGGTTGATTGCCCTGGCAACGGCGCAGGGTTTCCACACCATGATTGCGGGCATCGACGGCAGCAATGCCGGGAGCTATGCCCTCCACCGCAAGTTCGGTTTTGAAGAGATCGGTCGGTTCCGGGAGATCGGTTACAAGTTCGACCGCTGGCTCGACCTGATTTTCATGCAGCGCTTTTTGCAGACGCCGGCTTCCAAACCGCCGTCTGCCTCCTCGCACGACACACTATCTCATTCGTCACAATAA
- a CDS encoding SusD/RagB family nutrient-binding outer membrane lipoprotein → MKKVITYSLLALLALSLPACESLVEGLNKDPNNPTDASAELMLTGAELANITIHEGHTARLSGLWSGYFTGVDRQYKDLYTYNANGATFDQIWQNVYYGVLEQTNQIIAKSEQVNNRLVIGIAKVLQAHAIGTAAACWGDVPYREAAQIRDFPNPTFDPQAQVYADVQALLSEALEELTSGIGTSPGVADIHFGGDAAKWAEVAHTLKARFYLHTRAFDLAYQESLQGVSVPANSMMAPHGNTVGANENMYYTFVARSRAGDMNSEGAYVTTLLNPDHANYRGDAKTDESARFNYNFMNLGALSVTDGLVPNYRPIAATDSMRGFIAQSAAFPLVTYQENLLTQAEAGARSMDFATGLAALNEYRAYLNAGGYLDASYQQHYPLRYDAYAEADFAAGGMANPDGLSAADALLDEILEERYVSFIGQKLGFYDLRRTQKETVGIKLTPVTGSVIPQRMIYSQSEINSNTSAPSPVPDLFVPTPLNQ, encoded by the coding sequence ATGAAAAAAGTCATTACCTATAGCCTCCTGGCACTTCTGGCACTTAGCCTTCCGGCCTGCGAATCGCTGGTTGAAGGTCTGAACAAAGACCCCAATAATCCCACCGACGCCTCGGCCGAACTGATGCTCACCGGCGCCGAACTGGCCAACATCACCATCCACGAAGGGCACACGGCCCGCCTGTCGGGGCTGTGGTCCGGCTACTTCACCGGCGTCGATCGTCAGTACAAGGACCTGTATACATACAACGCCAACGGCGCCACGTTCGACCAGATCTGGCAGAACGTCTATTACGGGGTGCTGGAGCAGACCAACCAGATCATCGCCAAGTCGGAACAGGTCAACAACCGCCTGGTGATCGGCATCGCCAAGGTGTTACAGGCACACGCCATCGGAACAGCGGCGGCCTGTTGGGGCGACGTGCCCTACCGCGAGGCGGCCCAGATCAGGGACTTTCCCAACCCCACGTTCGACCCGCAGGCCCAGGTCTATGCCGATGTGCAGGCACTGTTGTCCGAAGCCCTCGAAGAGTTGACGTCGGGCATCGGAACTTCGCCCGGCGTGGCCGACATCCATTTCGGGGGCGACGCCGCCAAGTGGGCCGAAGTGGCGCATACGCTGAAAGCCCGCTTTTATCTCCACACCCGCGCCTTCGACCTGGCGTATCAGGAGTCGTTGCAGGGCGTCAGTGTGCCGGCCAACTCCATGATGGCACCGCACGGCAACACGGTCGGGGCCAACGAAAACATGTACTACACATTTGTGGCGCGGTCGCGCGCGGGCGACATGAACTCGGAAGGGGCTTACGTGACGACGCTGCTCAATCCCGACCACGCCAACTACCGCGGCGATGCCAAGACCGACGAGTCGGCACGGTTTAACTACAACTTCATGAACCTGGGCGCCCTGAGCGTGACCGATGGGCTGGTGCCGAACTACCGCCCCATTGCCGCGACCGACTCCATGCGGGGCTTCATCGCGCAGAGCGCCGCCTTTCCGTTGGTGACGTATCAGGAAAACCTGCTCACCCAGGCCGAAGCGGGCGCGCGGAGTATGGATTTCGCCACCGGACTGGCCGCACTCAACGAGTACCGCGCCTACCTGAACGCGGGGGGCTACCTCGACGCGTCGTACCAGCAGCATTACCCCCTCCGGTACGACGCCTACGCGGAGGCCGACTTCGCGGCTGGAGGCATGGCGAATCCCGACGGACTCAGTGCTGCCGATGCGTTGCTGGACGAGATTCTGGAGGAACGTTACGTGAGCTTCATCGGTCAGAAGCTGGGCTTTTACGACCTCCGGCGTACGCAGAAGGAGACCGTGGGCATCAAGCTGACGCCGGTTACCGGCTCCGTCATTCCGCAACGGATGATCTACAGCCAGAGTGAGATCAACTCCAACACCAGCGCGCCCAGCCCGGTGCCGGATCTGTTTGTCCCAACCCCTCTGAATCAATAA